A single region of the Agromyces sp. Leaf222 genome encodes:
- a CDS encoding DUF4190 domain-containing protein, translating to MDAPTPTPIPAAPTAPGAAIPPAAAPHGVPAPDGVAPYGGAQYGTAQYGTAQYATAQYGGAQYGVAPAAQAPVWTPPAAAPQNALAWVSLGLGLASLMFGLLASIAAVICGHIARRQIRERGDQGAAAALIGLIFGYVLSGLIIVGLVLYVLFLLAFVGLGVASQSGVSTSL from the coding sequence ATGGACGCCCCCACGCCCACGCCCATCCCCGCTGCCCCGACGGCGCCTGGCGCTGCGATTCCGCCAGCCGCCGCACCGCACGGTGTCCCCGCGCCCGATGGCGTCGCGCCGTACGGTGGCGCTCAGTACGGAACCGCGCAGTACGGAACCGCGCAGTACGCAACCGCGCAGTACGGCGGCGCGCAGTACGGCGTCGCGCCCGCCGCCCAGGCTCCGGTCTGGACGCCGCCGGCGGCGGCCCCGCAGAACGCGCTGGCCTGGGTCTCGCTCGGCCTCGGGCTCGCCAGCCTGATGTTCGGACTCCTCGCCTCGATCGCCGCGGTCATCTGCGGGCACATCGCCCGCCGTCAGATTCGCGAGCGAGGCGATCAGGGCGCCGCCGCAGCCCTCATCGGGCTCATCTTCGGATACGTCCTGAGCGGGCTGATCATCGTCGGCCTCGTGCTGTACGTGCTCTTCCTGCTGGCGTTCGTCGGCCTCGGGGTCGCATCGCAGTCGGGCGTGTCCACGAGCCTCTGA
- a CDS encoding PAAR domain-containing protein, which yields MPTGPALRAGDTALCALMDGPKPHVGGPITPAAAVMTVLIANMPAAVANAMPGGIVCVSPAPNGIAMGSMTVLIGGFPAARVGDLSMHGQPIAPGPGAPTVIIGG from the coding sequence ATGCCCACCGGCCCAGCACTCCGAGCAGGCGACACGGCCCTCTGCGCGCTCATGGACGGCCCGAAGCCTCACGTCGGCGGCCCCATCACGCCCGCCGCCGCGGTCATGACCGTGCTGATCGCGAACATGCCGGCCGCGGTCGCGAACGCCATGCCCGGCGGTATCGTCTGCGTCTCGCCCGCGCCGAACGGCATCGCGATGGGCAGCATGACGGTGCTGATCGGCGGGTTCCCGGCCGCCCGCGTCGGCGACCTCAGCATGCACGGCCAGCCCATCGCGCCCGGCCCCGGCGCTCCGACGGTGATCATCGGCGGGTGA
- a CDS encoding response regulator transcription factor encodes MTRTTVRVYARDPISEAGVTSALRPRPEVRVVGPDDPEAPEVVLVVVDEFDDETMNSLRFLRRNGEARVILVAAQLDDRVLVDAVECGVVGLLRRSEATTDRLLAAITAAAAGEGTVPPDLLGRLLDQVGRLQRTVLDPRGITFSGLASREVEVLKLVAEGWDTAQIAKELCYSERTVKNVLHDVTTRLQLRNRSHAVAYAVREGLI; translated from the coding sequence ATGACCAGAACGACCGTGCGGGTCTACGCACGAGATCCGATCTCCGAAGCGGGCGTCACGAGCGCGCTCCGGCCGAGGCCAGAGGTGCGGGTCGTCGGGCCCGACGACCCGGAGGCGCCGGAGGTCGTGCTCGTCGTCGTCGACGAGTTCGACGACGAGACGATGAACAGCCTGCGGTTCCTGCGCCGCAACGGCGAGGCGCGGGTGATCCTCGTCGCCGCGCAGCTCGACGACCGGGTGCTCGTCGATGCCGTCGAGTGCGGTGTCGTCGGGCTGCTGCGCCGCTCGGAGGCGACGACCGACCGCCTGCTCGCGGCGATCACGGCTGCAGCCGCAGGCGAGGGCACCGTTCCGCCCGACCTGCTCGGGCGCCTGCTCGACCAGGTCGGCCGACTGCAGCGCACCGTGCTCGATCCGCGCGGCATCACCTTCAGCGGCCTTGCGTCGCGGGAGGTCGAGGTGCTGAAGCTCGTCGCCGAGGGCTGGGACACCGCGCAGATCGCCAAGGAGCTCTGCTACTCCGAACGCACCGTGAAGAACGTGCTCCACGACGTCACGACCCGCCTGCAACTGCGCAACCGGTCGCACGCCGTCGCCTACGCGGTGCGCGAGGGGCTCATCTGA